aaataaaagtaaagtataaatgccaaaagctcggctgtacgagaaaaatatcaaggctgctaagcaacaattgtcttcacaagaataaagagtaaactattggccaggtacaaagtttagctgatcaggtgcaaagttttcctggtccggagagcagatacaacttccctggtcggctgagcatatatcactggtcgagtaggaaactctgttgttgagcatgactaacaacgatgagtccctggagtgaatcaaacaaacatgaacaaatgcatgcaaagtaaATATTACATAgtgaaatatatatatctttgagaagagaagtcaatttttccccaagattgattgagagagataaatctctcaaaatacttttgGGAGATTCAAGCAAGGTAAGCTTGATTTTGAAGTGTAGTTTTCCACTCTATTTTCAACTATATATAGTTGAGCTGGAATATTTTGATGGTGTTTGGAGGGTGATGGCCGAGTGGATTGAGCATGTCCAATATTCTAGCTACAGGTGCGCATCCGAGGAGGCTGGTGCCTCCAAGAAGGCAGGTGTCCGAGCGGATTGAGCATGTTCGATCGGCTGGCTGCAGGTACGCATTCGAGGAGACAGGCACACCAAGGAGCAACTGCAGGTGCACATACGCATCCGAGCAGATGGGGGGCTGCATGCGATCGGTTGGCTGTGTGTCCAAGGCAGAGGCGTATCTGAGCGGTTTGGCTGTGTGGCCGATCGGATGGGGTGTGTCTGAGCAGCCAGGCGTGCATCCAAAAGGTGGTGCCCGAGTGGTGCATGTGGTGTCCAAGCAGATGGTGCGGTGTCCAAGTGTTTAGACCAAGCATCCGAGTGCTTTGCATGGAGTGTCCGAGCAGCTTGGGAGAAGAATGTACAAGTGTCCGAGTGGTTAGAAGAGGATAACCGGTCGACCATACACATGCACTTCCAATAAGCTATTTCCAAGGAGTTGGGCTATCCTACTAGTCATGTACGAATATGAGGGCCAAAAATAGTAACCGATTGGCTAGAGGATTCCAAGGCGACAACAAATCTCAAGAgcatggggcacaaacatgttttccTATTCATGGgatactacaacaagatcaaaaaatagaatttgaagaaatcaaaagacaagttcaatcgtgggtttacgtgaaagttatcgaccggatggaagcttttaGATGACCTCAAAACATTtttctagaagaaaagtttatcatacgagcaaatcgtataataaacttggggcgcaaatgttatccccaaaatttgaaaacaatgacgtaacaatagaagtgacaaatggaaAGGAATgactgggtaatctggcttaggagtgatccggtAGGGCGGTGGAGATtgttgactgaccagtcaagtgtcatgatcgaccagtcatgtgcttgtctgaccagtcatgtgCGTGTttgcccagtcatgtgcttgtctacccagtcatgtgcttgtccgaccagtcatgtgtgtGTCTGCCCAATCATGTGCTTGTttgcccagtcatgtgcttgtccgaccagtcatgtgcttgtccgatcAGTCATGTGCCtgtccgcccagtcatgtgcttgtccaaccagccaagtgtttggccgactagACATGTGTTGGTCGActagtcacttgtcttggccgaccagtgaggtattttggcccttcagttttcctcctgggtgtgatgtggaccaaCTAAACAGAACAGGGCTACGtaaaagatcccagtaacggcttcaacaagaatcggtcatacctgtgcgggaatctctcagattatcccacaaaagtagtgtattgttgtattttgaatattgttattaattaaatatagtgagaataacaaaatatcccgatgatgggggacttcatttgtacgatcctgagcctataaatataaggctcatggcatcataaagagagGGGGGGGGATTTCAATTTTCCagagagagtaattgtatcttgagagaactcttgtattcttttaatctgcactgaagaaactcagttgactcaagttcatctgatcttgagtgtagatctataatcataactctaagtggactaggctattaccaacacattggggctcaaccactataaaaattgtctgtgtcgtatatttctcttgaaggatTTTTATCGTTTtaacgtctacacgtcgttggccaaaaacgcagtcaacagaataatagagtggatagtagagaagattatgattcctaattgtttcatagtgaatttaatccttgtgttcttattattatttgatttctgcaattttcatttatttctattttcttgttttcaaatttcacaaatccaggttttgttagccaaatagaaactagaaattaattatttggtaatgaTAATCAATCTTCGTGGGACAATACTCGTTCTTATCGAGATTTATTATAAATTgcaattacgtatacttgcgtagctataaaatccgcaacaagtttttggcgctgttgccggggactgaaaaatTATCAATATTAAAATAGTTAGTTTTATTTATGATTTGGTTGTATTTTAAAGCGTTTCTAACTTCATTTGCTTGCATGTGTTTACTTCTATTTCAGGTAATTTTATTATATGCATAGAAGGATGGGAGCAAATAATATTGTTCCTAttaatcctgagattgagaagACTTGCAGGCAGAATCGTAGAAACAAGAGGGTTGAGAACTCTGCTATTGCCATGGCTGAGAACATAAAAAATGATGATGTGGGGAACAATGGTAATGAAAGAGTGTACCCAGCTACGCCAGCCCAGATGCAACCTCAGAATCCCGTCGTTTGAAGTTTGAGGGATGATGTACTCCTTACTGTTACGGGGGTGCAGACATGTATCAAACCATTGACTGTTACCgctaataattttgagattaagtcAGCGATCCTCCAAATGGTTCAGGGTACAGTACAGTTTGGTGGTCTACCTTCTGAAGATCCACACATGcacatagctaattttctggAGCTATGTGCCACTTTCAAGTATAGTGGAGTGAGCGACGATGCAATCAGGttgaggctattcccatttttGTTGTGAGAAATAGCCAAGAGTTGGTTGAATTCCCTTCAAtccaattctataaatacttgggAGGATTTGGCTTAGAAattccttgccaagttctttcctccatcaaaAGCTGCTAAATTGAGAGGGGAGATCAATAATTTCTATCAGCTGGATGGTGAATCTTTGTATGACTCTTGAGAAAGGTTCAAGGAGTTGCTAAGAAAATGTCCCCATCACGGCAttgaaaagtggatgttggtccaAAACTTTTACAATGGACTGTGTGGTACTACTCGCACTATAATTGATGCCGCAGCTGGAGGGGCATTTATGAGTAAAAGTGTCAACGAGGCATATGAGTTGTTGGAAGATATGGCTAGAAACAATCATCAATGGTCGGATGAGCATACGACAAGTAacagaaaggtagctggggttcATGAATTCGATGCAATCACTGCTTTGACTGCTCAGGGTGCTTCCTTAACAAAACAGTTACAACAAAATACTGTGTCTGCTAATGCCATTTAGTTGCCAGTAGGTTGCGAAATTTTTGGGGTCTACACTCTTTTGATCAATGTCCTTCAGGTGACCCTAATAATAATCTTCCCATGGACTAAGCTCAGGTTCAAGCAgtgggaaattttcagaggcctttcaacaacccattttccaacacttacaatcctgggtggagaAATCACCCAAATTTCTCATGGAGAAACAATAATGGCCAACAATCACAGTTTCAAGCCCAATAATAGCAGAATATGTCACAACAACCTATGAATCAAACTTCATCTTCATAGCAGCCAAGGCCACAGGATCAACCAGAAAAGCCCAAAGAATTGCAAGCAGCTTTGTTGACCCTTACTGATACTCAAACTCAATTCATGACTGAGACTAGGTTCTCCATTCGAAACCTTGAAGTGAGTCAATTGGCTAGCATGTTGAATAAAAAAGCACATGGAAATTTTCCTAGCAATACAGTGGTGAATCCTAAGGAACAATGTCAGGCAATCACTCTGAGAAGTGGTTAGTAAATTGAACAATTTGTGCATCAGTCATCTGTAGAGAAGAATGCAAAGCTAGGTGAGACATCTGGTTTCGAGACTAAGAAGGGTAGTGAAGACCATTGTTCTAAAGAGAAAGAAACACCAGTCATTAATTTTGATCCCCCAGTTAAGATCCCATACCCTTAACGATTTAGGAAAACTTctcttgataaacagttttccaAGTTcttagaggtgttcaagaagtTACACATCAACATTCCCTTTGTCGAGGCCTTAGAGCAAATGCCCAGTTATGTAAAGTTCATGAAATAAATTATGTCTAAAAAGAGGAAGATGGAAGACTACGAAACTGTGGCATTGACTGAAGAATGTAGTGCTATTCTACAAAGGAAGCTTCCTCAGAAGTTGAGGGATCCTTGAAGTTTCACAATACCATGTACAATTGATAACTTTGAGTGTAAACACGCACTATGCGATTTGGGAGCTAGCATCAATCTCATGCCTTTATCAGTATTCAAAAGACTTGGTTTAGGTGAGGCAAAGCCAACCATTGTTACACTACAGTTGGCAGATTGATCAGTGGCCTATCCGAGATGGATAATTGAGGATGTCCTAGTGAAGGTCGATAAATTCATTTTTCCAGTAGACTTCATTGTGTTTGACATGGTGGAAGATGCAAATGTCCCAATTATTATTGGGCGACCTTTTCTAGCAATAGGACAAGCTCTCATTGATGTGCAAAAGGGAGAGCTTAAACTTAGAGTTCAGGGGGATGAGGTGGTATTCAATGTTTTCAAGGCAATGACATATCTGATGGCTAGTGACAATTGCTacagtgtggatgtgatagataAAGCAGTCTCAGGAAGAAGGTTGagtagtgatgccttagaggcggTGTTCACAGGTGGtaaggaagatgatgatgatgtcaAGATGAGAGAATATGTAAAGTGGATCAACTCTTACCAACCGTACAAGAAGAAATTCGAAGAGTTGGCGGAGGGACCCGAACGACCATTAACATCTATTGAACAGCCACCACAATCGGAATTAAAGTCTCTTCCAGATCATTTGTGTTATGCGTACTTGGGTGAGAAGGAGACTTTACCAGTAATTGTTTTAGCTGTCCTCACAAAAACTGAATTGGAAAAATTGTTGAGGGTTTTACGGgttcataaattggccattgggtggacattggcatatattagaggaataagtccTTCAACAGTAATGCATAGAATCTTACTGGAGGAAGATAGAAAGCCATCTATAGAGGCTCatagaagactcaatccagctatGAAGGAGGTTGTACTTAAGCAGATCCTTAAATGGCTGGAGGtcggggtgatctacccaatttctgatagtgcttgGGTGAGTCCAGTGCAGCTGGTTCCGAAGAAAGGTGGAATGATAGTAGTATGAAAATAACGAGCTAATCCCAACTCAAACAGTGACCGGATGGTGCATTTGTATTGACTATCGTAAGTTAAATAAGGTAACACGAAAAGATCACTTCCCACTTCCCTTTGTTGATCAGATGTTGGATAGGTTAGCTGGTAATGAGTATTATTGCTTCTTAGATGGTTACTCAGGGTATCATCAAATTTCCATCGCACCAGAGGACCAAGAGAAAATGACATTTACATGTCCCTATggcacattttctttcaagagaatgccatttggactatgtaATGCACCAACAACATTTCAATGGTGCATGATGGCTATCTTTTCAGATATGGTGGAAAGGAGcattgagattttcatggatgatttttctgttttTGGCTCTTCATTCAATATGTGTTTGGGTAATTTGGAGAATGTATTGAATCGATGTGTAAAAGAAAATCTGGTGTTAAATTGGGAAAAATTCCATTTTATGGTAAAAGCGGGCATAATACTTGGGCATAGAATTTCTAGTAAAGGTATTGAGGTGGATCGAGCAAAAATCTCAACAATAGAAAATCTTCCACCGCCCGTGTCAGTTAAGGGAATTCGAAGTTTTCTAGGACATGCTGGGTTTTACCGAAGATTTATTAAGGACTTTTCGAAAATTTTGAAGCCTCTTTATGAATGGTGTTGCCTTTGATTTCAACGAAGAATGCCTAAATGCTTTTAAGTTACTCAAGGAGAAGCTAATCTCGGCACCAATAGTTGTTGCTCCAAACTGGGATATTCCATTTGAACCGATGTGCGATGCAAGTGATTATGTAGTAGGAGCAGTTTTGGGCCAACACATTAATAAGGTATTTCGgtctatttattatgctagtAGGACGTTGAATGAAGCACAATTGAATTATGCCACAACAGAGAAAGTACTTCTAGCTATTGTTTATGCTTTTGATAAATTTAGATCGTACCTTATTGGTAACAAAGTAATAGTGTACACTGATTATTCTACCATTAAGTATTTGAtgaccaagaaatatgccaagcCCCGCCTCATTAGATGGGTCTTATTATGCAAGAGTTTGACATGGAGATCTGAGATAAAAAAAAGGGCACAGAAAATTTGGTAGCAGACCATTTGTCAAGACTTGAGGTGGAAGAGAGCCAGAATGACAAGGAAGTGCAAATAAATGATCACTTCcctgatgaacaattatttgGGGAAAGTGATAGTTCTATAGTGCCTTGGTATGCTGACTATGTCAATTTCTTAGGAGAAAAGGTTGTGCCTCCTGAGATGTCAAGGCAACAAGTGAAGAAATTCTATTATGAGGTGAAgcactactattgggaggaacctattcttTATAAGCACCGTGTTGATCAAGTCATTCGTCGTTGTGTTCCTGAGGACGAAATGCACTCAATTCTCACCCATTGTCATACTCTGCAATGTGGTGGCCATTTTGGAGCATCACGGACAACATCGAAAGTATTGCAAAGTGGGTTCTATTGGCCAAGTCTGTTTAAGGATGCTAATTCTTTTGTGAAAGCTTGTGATCGTTGCCAGGGAACTGGGAATATATCAAGAAGGAATGAGATGCCACTTAATGTGATTCTCGAGGTTAAGCTTTTTGATGTTTGGAGCATTTATTTCATGGGCTCTTTCCCATCATCTTTCAAAAACAAGTTTATTTTATTAGTAGTGGACTACGTATCAAAGTGGGTCGAGGCAGTTGCAACAAAAGAAAATGATGGCAAAAACAGTAATGAACTTTCTGCACAAGAACATTTTCACAAGGTTTAGAACTCCCCGAGCTCTTATCAGCGATGACATGAGTCATTTCTGCAATAAGCAACTTGATGTTTTACTTGGTCGATATAGATTATATCATCGCATTGCTTTACCATATCATCCTCAGTCGAATGGTCAAGCTAAAATTTCAACACAGGGAGGTGAAAAGTATTCTTCAAAAGAGGGTGGATAGCTCCAGGAAGAATTGGTCTAAGAAACTAGATGACGCACTTTGGGCCTATCAGACGACATTCAAAACTCCGATTGGGATGTCACCCTATAGGTTAGTCTTTGGGAAGGCATGTCATTTTCCTGTTGAGCTAGAGCACAGGGTTTATTAGGCTATGAAAAAGCTGAATCTTGATGAGAAGGCTACTGGACAAAAGAGACTACTTCAATTAAATGAGCTTGATGAACTCCGTAAGGAAGCCTATGAGAATGCTAAGATATACAAGGAGCGCACAAAGGCGTGGCACGATAAGAACTTGATAAAAAAAGAGTTTCAACTCGGGCAACAGGTACTTATGTTGAACTCAAGGTTGAGACTATTTCCTGGCAAGTTGAAATCAAGGTGGTCTGGCCCTTATACTGTCATGAAAGTTTTTCCTTATGGCTCGGTGAAAGTGCAAAGCAGAACAGGCACCCCATTCAAAGTGAACGGTCAAAGGTTGAAACCATATTTGGGTGGTCCTATCGACCAAGCCAAGTCAGTGATCCTCTTGAAGCCCATCTGAAGAGGAGTTCATCGTCTGACTAAATGACATTAATGACAACGCTCGTGGGAGGCATCCCATATTTCTTATTTGCTTTCTTTACTTTTTGGTCTAGTTGgaaatttttttaaagtttaatttTTGCACTTGTAAATTATGAATATTTGGTTTATTATTGTACATATGGAATCGTGGAAAGCatgaaaaaaaatccaaaatgcaattttttttttattaagggGCGTGGCACAGCCTCATGGGGCCATGGCAAGACCCCTTACAGAGACGAAGGGATACTACCATGGGAGTAGGTGGGCCGCGACAAAGACTAAGGAGGGCCGCAATTCTTATAcccaaaaataagaaaaaaagggGGTCAAGCCGCGACAAAGATTAAGGAGGGCCGCGGCCTCGAAACCAAACTTCTCAAAAAATTAGGCGGGCCACGACACTGGAATAGGCGAGCCGCGGCGTTGGGTCGCGACAAAggatataaagaaaaaaaaaacccctaTTTTTTTCCCACTTCACCTCACATATTTGTTTTTCCTCTTCCCCACACCTCTGAATCCACCATTGTTACCCTCACTAAtccattttttaattttaaatctcCATCCCTAAACCATTTCTCATCTCCAATCTCCTTCATTTGACCTAAAACACAAATTTTCTCCTTCATTAAactatattttcgaaaatttctATCTAATACCATGGGTTTATGAAATTGTTGTTGTCAAAGGAGGGAGAAGAGTTAACAAAACAACAAAACAGGGATTTCTCACGAAAGTAAGTACAATTTGTCCATTTTCTTTGAATTGTCAATGTTAAGTTGGTAGTTTATGGAT
The Humulus lupulus chromosome 6, drHumLupu1.1, whole genome shotgun sequence DNA segment above includes these coding regions:
- the LOC133785158 gene encoding uncharacterized protein LOC133785158, yielding MKKLNLDEKATGQKRLLQLNELDELRKEAYENAKIYKERTKAWHDKNLIKKEFQLGQQVLMLNSRLRLFPGKLKSRWSGPYTVMKVFPYGSVKVQSRTGTPFKVNGQRLKPYLGGPIDQAKSVILLKPI